The DNA sequence TCAAGCAAGTTTCTATCACTAGCTTGTAGCCTTACTTTACCTGAATTCCCAACAATTTCTCATTATTCTGTACACATCTTGCGGGACACCCTCTGGGCATTCTAGTCTATAACCGCTCTCTATTTGTTCCAGGATATATTGTCCATTAAGACCCTGAAAATGATTgaagaacattaatttttccgTGAGAACTCTGTGCAGGAATAGGTGTCAACGCTGTAGTAATTGGTTTCATCTACCTTATTTTGGACCATTCTGGCAGCaatcataaaatattaaattgtgCGTTTGGGTTTATGGGTAACTACTGAGATCAAAAGAAAATAGTAACATATTATGTAAAAAGTCATACATCATAAGGTTTTTTCCCATAAGAGGCAGCCTCCCAAAATGTGACGCCATAACTCCACACATCGCTCTTGCTACTAAACTTTCTGAAGTAGATGCACTCTGGAGCATACCATTTAAGGGGCCATTTTCCAGGCTTACCAgcctacaaaagaaaaactacaAATTTAGAGGTCTTACTGATATCATGAAAAGGGCCAGGCCTGAGGTTATGCTTAGCAATTGCCTGAATTAAAAGAAGACGTgtgtacagaaaaaaaattaaaaactgcaCCTTTATATGGGTATATCCCtaccaaaaattaaatttactcTGGCTGGCTTCTGTAGTAACACTAAAGTTCCACATACTGAGAAGATCAAGAATGACTACATGTGAAAAGCACCAACGATCTCCCTGCCAGTTGAAATAATCTGAAGCTTTAAAAGGTTGCCAGCCAATGACTTCTTGGTAAGTACTGTATACCCTGTACTTAAATTGACTTTGACTAAGAACACTACAGAAATCAGCTTTGTAATATTACAGTTGATTTTTGACCCTTTCAACtggtttgatatcaaatttttatgATACCCTGTAATAGTCTGTTCCTGTCCCCATTGCTCTTGACATTCCAAAGTCACTAATTTTCACAAAGTCCTCATTGACGACTAACACATTTCTGGCTGCAAGATCCCTATGCACAAACTGCATGTTTTCAAGGTATTGCATTCcctataaaataaaaaaattaagtggTAAGACTAATGTCTGTCATGAATCTCTCAACCGTTTTTCAATAGCTTGACATTATCTTGAAACAAGGTTTTACCTCTGCTACTTGCAACATGATGACAAATATCTTGAACATTGGCAAACTCCTAGAAAGAATCACAGAAACTattcatgaaaataaaatagccTAAAACCAAGGTTACTGTTGTGCATAATCATCTCTGTTGTGTGTAATAAGTGCATAGTACTGCATAGTATTTATAGTGGAAGCACTTTTTAATGTTCTGTTTCATGTGTCttaaagacaagttaaatGGCTTCAACTAAAACACACGCCATAGTACCATGCCTTTATTAGACAACTTGCAGGTATTAAAACCCAcagtaatattaattattaaacaaTAGATGTTCTCTTACTTGTGTTTCTTGAGATACTTATGGAGAGGACCCTCAGGGGCTAATTCCATAACAAGCATAACTGTTGAGTCCTCACAGATACCTAGCAAAGAGACCAATATTCAAAAGCTCTGATTTTGTACCTACAACTGTACTGTAGCTTATCAATTCTAGGGTTAAACTAAAATTTAGGTATGGTGCATAACTTTCTATGGGTGCACATACATCATAAGCAGTACTGAGTACTAGGATGTACATGTATAACCACACAGAGATTCAGCTGGGCCGAGGATAATCCTACTTCCAAGGGGAGGTATAAACCAAAGCTCATTGGTACTATTGGTTGTTTAGGTGAGCTATTTGTACATTTTAGAAGATTATTAGATTCCAGAGTCACGCAATTTCAGCCAATAAATTTGCTTACATCACCAGTGTGctctgtaagctttcaattgGTTTGGAGAAGATTTGATAAAATTTATgtcaatgttataaaacaataataagtGGTTCAATAATAAGTGGTGCTAAATGTGGTTCAATAATAAGTGGTGCTAAAACAGCACTCAATTATTGATcattttacaattattgtctgcctagttgcctggcctttgaccGAAAGTGAAACTGGATTTGACCCTGTTTTGAGAGAAACCTCTCTGCTTTTCTTAaattaatgatgctgttcttgTGCTAATTACTAGAAATTTACACAAGAAAAgtagtgaggtttctatcaaaacaagggcAACATCAGCCGCActatcattcaaaggccaggcaactaagcacacaactgttaAATGGTCTATTCCCTTGTGCAACTCTTAGACATTTCTTCAGTATTATGCATAGCAACCTCCCAtgtgcatccataacttgaTGGGTGAACCAATCGTTCATTAATATCATGACAAGAATTCATCCGAAGCACTAGATCCTAGACAGTTTGTAAGAAGTACCTATAATTCTCACAATGTTTGGGTGATCCAACCTCATCATAACTTCAGCTTCATGCATGATTTCAGACTGTGGAATAAGTATAAAGAGCCACAGTCACAACTTAAATACATGGTTATGCAAATCTCTTCCTTCAAAATCATCATGCAAGTCCTTACAGTTACCTTTGGATTGTTCATTTCTTCagattttagttttttcaCTGCAACTGGAATCTTTTCTCCATTTTGCTTTATGTACTCTCCTTTAAGAACTGATCCAAAGTTCCCATGACCTAATTGAggtacaaaaaataataatcagtAACCTAGAGTACAAATACTTGAAGATGTAGTTTACCAGTAACTGGTACTATTGAGTCACTGTAAGGCAAAAAGGCATGACATACACATTATTACACAAAGGATTAGTAGTCACTAAAATAAGGGTCAGAGGTatgtttattattatacacAAAGGAAGAAATCAAGACTTGGTGTAAGTAAATTTCACACAGATTGTAGCTGAAAATATTGATAGCAGTCTTGGCAGCCTACTTACCCAGTTCTCTCTCTAAACTGAGATTTTCACTCCTTAGTTTGTGAGTTTGAACATCtttaaattgattgaaataaaaagagcTTTTCCTCATTTTTACACTGTCGTAAATTGACTCAAACTGTGAGCCTTTTGAAGGACTTGTCTGTGTTgctcctaaaaataaattggaaaatgaaacGGTAAATCTATggacaacaataaaaatattatactAATAACTAATACTACATACTATGGAAACAAAGTTGTAAGGGTGGGAAAACACCTTTCACCTGTCATGCTAACATGCAGCACAGCATTGTTGATTACctataataaaaaatactaAGTGTAACACCATGCAAACTTCTGTTATTTCAGTAACTTGAAATTATACAGTGGgacattgcaataattatttgattgtGCAGGTGAATGAATGGCTCATAGGACAAATACATAATGTaatatttacttatttctaACAACATGTAACATACCTAAAATCTGATTTCCCTCAGCAGACATTGGATGACTGGATGTTGATGGGGATGCATTTCTTGGACTAGTAGGGAGTCTGGGAGGTAAGCGTGGACGACCACTGGTTCTGTCTCTTGCTGGTGGTGGAAGAGAAGTAGGAACAGGTGGAGGAGGGTCCCTTGGAGGAGGACATCTGGGAACAGCTAACAAAACACAATACCAATATACTCCTTTCAAAGCTTAAAAGACGCAAACCTCACAAACAGTACTGTTACCGGAACCAGCCCATAAGAACAAATGATATGAAAGAAAAGCTCACAGGTAACCCACATGACTACCACTAGTTGATTTAATccttttactttttcatgagGAACATCTTGCTGGCAAAAGAGAGTTATTAGCCTTAAAATTATTGCATAAACAGTGTAGGTTATAGGTCATGTGAAGTCCATGATCTTTATTTCCCTGACTGAAACGAGGAGACTTCTTTGTACACAGAGAGCCATTGGAGTGCATATTTCATCGAAGTGTACAGAAAGTACAGAAAGAGGCTCATGAAACATATCAGGGCAAATAGTAAACTGTTTCTTGAAGTACAGTAGCTTTTGTTTAGTTATCCTTCATCCTAATTGATTCTTCATTGACTAGTGAACAAATATTTATTAAATAGTTGAGGTCAGCAAGGGTGGCTATTTTTGAGAATGATCTGATCTGGTTAATAGGGGAATGTTATTGATGACATGGAAATTAAGTAAGACAAATGCCAAACAGCTTTGATAACTAATTACAATGTTATCTGCAAAGCTTCTGTGCCAGGAATTAAACCTTTTGAATGAGATGAACAAAATCCAGGTACATTTGACTACCACAAAATTGCATAAAAGCTTTCAATGTGCATCTTGCTAAGACTAGTATGAGAGCAAAATTAATACTATGATTATATCAGCATATTGCAGATATCTTTCCTTCTCTGGATCCATAATTTATCATGCAACAGGTGCTTATCAACATCACCATAATAGCACTATTACTAATTTCAACATGAATACGGCTTTTTTTAAAGTGATCATTCATccttgcaataataattattattactagtaaATCTGGATGTTATGACAACAGAACTTACTTGTACCTTCACGTAGTATATCTGGAACTGTAGCAGCTGGTGAGGCTGCACCCTGAAGGAATGGATTTCCTGGAAAAGGattaccttcagtgaatgattGACTTGGTGTTCTCCTTTGAGTATTGTCAAAAAGACCCACAGGTCGTGATCCCACCGAAGGAGTCCTCCTTTTTCCATCAAAGAGTTCAGCATTACAGGGCTCACGTAATTTGCAAAGGAGACCATCTTCTCTCAGGGTATAGTAGTCAACTGCCAACATCAAGTTGTCAAACTTGGGACCAGACTTGATGGATAATCTTCCCTGAGAATCTACATCAAACAAGTAATGAACCATAGCGCCATCATGGACAAGACCCAGCACAAATCCTGGATCTTTTTCACGTATAAGGAACATCCCTTCTTGAGATCCCAAGACCTGCAAACGACGCTCAGCCTCTTCCCGAGGGATTCCACCATGAAACCATACTTGGTTCTTGTGCAAGACTGAGCCAATGGCACTTTCCAGTTTAGCCCTCATGAGAGTTGCTGTATTTTCATCACCTTCCTAAGAAAATTCAAGTGGTTTTTAAAAAGTTGCATAATTTTGGTTGTTAGGGAAACTTTTTGGAAACTTGACAAAATTCAGCCAGTAACCAGCAAGACtgagctttctttcttttttagtaTATGTTTCATTGTACCACCATAATGAAgtgaattcattttacttgacTACTGGGTAAGATTGTGGTTCATTACACACCTTGACTTATCCATTACATTGTTCTTGAAACTGCAGTCTCCATGTGTAGAGACCAACTGAATGCAGTGTTACATACACAAAAGGCATTAATTTTAACTTAtatcaaattcaaataaattttcaatgaaCCTCTAATCCCATCGAAGCAATGGCGGCAATGGCAGCATCCTTGATGTGCTCTTGGTTTGCACCCGAAAATGTCCTTGGTGGTACACCAGGAAGTCGATTACAAGGCTCAGTTAGCTTGGTCAGCAGTCCATCTAATgcatgttgatgatgatgtaCAAGTTCAACTGGTCCCAGAAACCTTGCGCCATCTTCAATAGCCACCATTCCATCTGAATGGCGCTGAATGTGGTAATGAATTATCTTGTTATTATGGCACACAGAGAGTGCATAGCTCCCAGCAGAAGCGGTACTCTCCCGCAACAGATACGAGCCATCGTGTTTGCCGGCACGAGCAAGAAGGTCTTCTGCTTCCTGACGGCTTATACGACCATGAAACCAATGTTGGAAAAGAGGATCTGCcatctgttttatttttgtctcacTCATATAATTATCTTTTGTTCAAAAACcaacagaaattgaaaaaaaggcattagtttttatgttattttataCAGCACCAGGGATAGATATAACATATATACTATATACTaatatatatgttgtggtttaaatttatttttggtgcaaaatttttgaaaccagttcaatttttatgttcttttgtcatgtattcattaccataatctagaacaatggcaaataaaattgaaaccagtccaaaaaaacattaaaccaaggatgaatttaaaccacaacatatacactGTATAAACACATATACTACCACTCATTTACATTGTCAGTAGATATGTCATTCAAAGGTCCCCATGCAAGTGAAAAAATGAAGTACTTCCTCTACAAGATTACAAGACCTATTGTCATTCTGAAACAAACACATCTAAGTCGAATGGCTGCATGAATGATTTGCTGAAACAGAATCCTAACAATTTTGACCTGTTCCCGTCTTCATCATCCTTCAGTTTAGACTAGTATGTTTTTCACTCGTgtgagaaacaaaaacttcCAATCGCAATTAAGGCAAGACCTAGTGCAATAAAGTGGCAGTAGTAACTGTTTCTGTTACAACCTAATCATCCCGAAAATCATAAACATTTTCCTTTCAGACAAGCAAGATGACgcgttttaatttttctccttGTAAGGATACAAGAAAATTAACCTATAATTTTCAAACATACACGAAAGACAAAAGCATCTTCACGCAAATatcataaaagcaaaaatcagAGTCGCAAAATCACTGTCTTCCTTGGATTTAGAAGAGCTGAACGGATAAACTACGCTGTAACTCAAGATAATGTATGTTtctttctccaatattagttTATATATTAAACAAACATTGATCGCTTTATGTTAAACGGTTTTTGATTCTTCATGGCGAGTTTATATGAGAGGGCCATGTAGAAAACATGttcaactgaaaatttcaaagatcGCCACTGTTCTACCAAAGAAAATCTCGACACACACTGTTAAATAATGTTCAATGACATGATCAAATAAATAACTACGTATGGTCACACTGACAGGATCCTTACCAATCTTGTTTTTACCAGCTGCTCGcaaaaactttcattttcatgatgAAGGCCACGACATTATCAATTCCCCGTGCAACAAATAGCCATCGGAACGCTTCCTTAGATACTGAAAGCAGATTTCAGACGGAAATACCTGGTACATTTCATCCTCCGATTAACTTCCTTGCTTCCGACTAGGCTTGGTTCCTAGGCTAGTTATGTCAAGGATTTTTTAACTGAAGATCAACCAACCAATGAAGTATTTgctattagtatttaccaaatcagtgaatagcaattttcgcgcgttttgattggctcccgtaactcggaatatccttgcattgttttgcgaacggagagagaaatggcgcgtcgtttcgcgaaagtttcagaagaagaaattaaaacagcattttcttatccatctgatttggtaaatactaaaacaactatccccctcagggtcggtgaagagcggtggatatatacctcgacgcttcgcgtctcggtatatatccaccactattcatcTCCCcctcgggggatagttgtatattatttgaGTTGACCCATGGTGCCGTGGAATAATCTGAGATATGAAAGTAAATGAACGTAGATGAACGTATATGAAGGTTAGCAATTAAAGGTAAATGACCATAAATGAAAGTATATGAATATCGATGACTACATATTGGGAAATTGAATAATTTAACGTGTCTTACGTAGTGGGGGACTCGTGGTGGGTATATACATGATATCTTTGCCTTGAGATGGGAGAAGAGGTACGTTTGGTGtctattatttaatttttattgtcaacaGATTGGTAATTAGACATTTGTGAAGTGTTCACAAGATGTACATTGCctgcaaatataaaaatttgaGGTGATCATAACCAAGTGTAATTATTTTGATAGCTGAGTTTATTCAAAATTGTGTCACAATAGTAACATGGATCGCGACGTTTCGACCGCTATACTGCTGGGACTGGtttctcgaagcatggttagcgctaaccattagAGTAtctatacgtttctatggtagttaacgctagttagcgctaaccatacCTCGAGCAACTCGCGTCTGGTTTTCATCAGGCGGTGATGTCCGGCTTCATTCGACCGTTAATATGACATTGTCAGAGTTGCGTTTAAGAAAGCATCAATTTCTTATCAGCTTACTCAGAGATAAATGTTTTGATTGACAGTACAGGCCATTTAATATTGTTTCTTGGTAAGTTCGTCTTTTCTGATACGGATCCACCATAAAAATAGGAACACTTAGAGCCTGACTACAAGGTAAGTTTCAACTctggctgaaatattgttgcaaTTACATGCTCAATTGCAGCCGCAAGCGCAAATTTCCATGAGAAAACTAACTGAGGTGCgaattaacaaattgacgtcagtttttcatgtgtctgtcctgttattgatcatgaatttcgtcataacattgtcgaagtagctgtggatccacgaggtgatagccgagtggatccgcagactactttgacaatgttatgacgaaattcattgtcaataacaggacagacgcatgaaaaactgacgtccatttggtttttacaataacagaaaggtagaggggacaaaattaagtcaaaacgctagacaaaaatgcgcgagaaacttcaaagtttattcaatctgacacgaccaaattcataattctcctcgctctcttattggctaatggaaaaaacggatgctttctattggttaaaaagtgacagatcgacttttcaaattttctgctctcgctcgttgcgtcaatatcACATAAATTATAgatttcatgtgtctgtccaCTTATTgagaataaaaattagccaatgagcgcgcgaggatttctgcagttattgtaaaaaactaATTTGATGTGCATGCAAAAGAAAGCGATTACATTGATTTTTCAGCCTGTTTGATCAGGCTGAAAATCCTAACCCAGTTTGAGAAACcaggctaggattttcagttGGGGCGAAAATTCAGCCTGGTCTGAAACCTTCTCCATGTAATTGCCACTTTCATTTTAAGAGAATTTCTTACAACCCAGCGAACTGGGCTGAAATTAGCCATGTAATTGGGCCCTTACAGACACTCACTCAACTGACCTTCACATAAACAGTGGTAAATTCTGACAGAATCAACAAATCTGTCAAATTGGCCATCAGCCAAGCCATGAATAACACAATTAACTTTTAGCTTCTCCTTGTCTATCAAAACCCACTGTACCTTCATGAGTACCGCGTactggtggctcagttgttgagcattgggctgtgacgcgggaggtcgtgagttcgactctggcctgaccaacactcagggtcttaaaataactgagtagaaagtgctgtgTTACTAACGAAGAATTCCCTATAAGGTACTGTAAGAATCActataacaatattattattattattaatgcagCAGAAAGATGACATAAATAAGTtttagaaactgaagaaacagttataaaataattatacatgCAATGTAGTTCTTATA is a window from the Acropora palmata chromosome 14, jaAcrPala1.3, whole genome shotgun sequence genome containing:
- the LOC141866015 gene encoding tyrosine-protein kinase SYK-like isoform X4, translating into MSETKIKQMADPLFQHWFHGRISRQEAEDLLARAGKHDGSYLLRESTASAGSYALSVCHNNKIIHYHIQRHSDGMVAIEDGARFLGPVELVHHHQHALDGLLTKLTEPCNRLPGVPPRTFSGANQEHIKDAAIAAIASMGLEEGDENTATLMRAKLESAIGSVLHKNQVWFHGGIPREEAERRLQVLGSQEGMFLIREKDPGFVLGLVHDGAMVHYLFDVDSQGRLSIKSGPKFDNLMLAVDYYTLREDGLLCKLREPCNAELFDGKRRTPSVGSRPVGLFDNTQRRTPSQSFTEGNPFPGNPFLQGAASPAATVPDILREAVPRCPPPRDPPPPVPTSLPPPARDRTSGRPRLPPRLPTSPRNASPSTSSHPMSAEGNQILGATQTSPSKGSQFESIYDSVKMRKSSFYFNQFKDVQTHKLRSENLSLERELGHGNFGSVLKGEYIKQNGEKIPVAVKKLKSEEMNNPKSEIMHEAEVMMRLDHPNIVRIIGICEDSTVMLVMELAPEGPLHKYLKKHKSLPMFKIFVIMLQVAEGMQYLENMQFVHRDLAARNVLVVNEDFVKISDFGMSRAMGTGTDYYRAGKPGKWPLKWYAPECIYFRKFSSKSDVWSYGVTFWEAASYGKKPYDGLNGQYILEQIESGYRLECPEGVPQDVYRIMRNCWEFREEDRPSFQALSQELGTAFYELKSVKGY
- the LOC141866015 gene encoding tyrosine-protein kinase SYK-like isoform X1; this encodes MSETKIKQMADPLFQHWFHGRISRQEAEDLLARAGKHDGSYLLRESTASAGSYALSVCHNNKIIHYHIQRHSDGMVAIEDGARFLGPVELVHHHQHALDGLLTKLTEPCNRLPGVPPRTFSGANQEHIKDAAIAAIASMGLEEGDENTATLMRAKLESAIGSVLHKNQVWFHGGIPREEAERRLQVLGSQEGMFLIREKDPGFVLGLVHDGAMVHYLFDVDSQGRLSIKSGPKFDNLMLAVDYYTLREDGLLCKLREPCNAELFDGKRRTPSVGSRPVGLFDNTQRRTPSQSFTEGNPFPGNPFLQGAASPAATVPDILREGTTVPRCPPPRDPPPPVPTSLPPPARDRTSGRPRLPPRLPTSPRNASPSTSSHPMSAEGNQILGATQTSPSKGSQFESIYDSVKMRKSSFYFNQFKDVQTHKLRSENLSLERELGHGNFGSVLKGEYIKQNGEKIPVAVKKLKSEEMNNPKVTSEIMHEAEVMMRLDHPNIVRIIGICEDSTVMLVMELAPEGPLHKYLKKHKSLPMFKIFVIMLQVAEGMQYLENMQFVHRDLAARNVLVVNEDFVKISDFGMSRAMGTGTDYYRAGKPGKWPLKWYAPECIYFRKFSSKSDVWSYGVTFWEAASYGKKPYDGLNGQYILEQIESGYRLECPEGVPQDVYRIMRNCWEFREEDRPSFQALSQELGTAFYELKSVKGY
- the LOC141866015 gene encoding tyrosine-protein kinase SYK-like isoform X2, which gives rise to MSETKIKQMADPLFQHWFHGRISRQEAEDLLARAGKHDGSYLLRESTASAGSYALSVCHNNKIIHYHIQRHSDGMVAIEDGARFLGPVELVHHHQHALDGLLTKLTEPCNRLPGVPPRTFSGANQEHIKDAAIAAIASMGLEEGDENTATLMRAKLESAIGSVLHKNQVWFHGGIPREEAERRLQVLGSQEGMFLIREKDPGFVLGLVHDGAMVHYLFDVDSQGRLSIKSGPKFDNLMLAVDYYTLREDGLLCKLREPCNAELFDGKRRTPSVGSRPVGLFDNTQRRTPSQSFTEGNPFPGNPFLQGAASPAATVPDILREAVPRCPPPRDPPPPVPTSLPPPARDRTSGRPRLPPRLPTSPRNASPSTSSHPMSAEGNQILGATQTSPSKGSQFESIYDSVKMRKSSFYFNQFKDVQTHKLRSENLSLERELGHGNFGSVLKGEYIKQNGEKIPVAVKKLKSEEMNNPKVTSEIMHEAEVMMRLDHPNIVRIIGICEDSTVMLVMELAPEGPLHKYLKKHKSLPMFKIFVIMLQVAEGMQYLENMQFVHRDLAARNVLVVNEDFVKISDFGMSRAMGTGTDYYRAGKPGKWPLKWYAPECIYFRKFSSKSDVWSYGVTFWEAASYGKKPYDGLNGQYILEQIESGYRLECPEGVPQDVYRIMRNCWEFREEDRPSFQALSQELGTAFYELKSVKGY
- the LOC141866015 gene encoding tyrosine-protein kinase SYK-like isoform X3; amino-acid sequence: MSETKIKQMADPLFQHWFHGRISRQEAEDLLARAGKHDGSYLLRESTASAGSYALSVCHNNKIIHYHIQRHSDGMVAIEDGARFLGPVELVHHHQHALDGLLTKLTEPCNRLPGVPPRTFSGANQEHIKDAAIAAIASMGLEEGDENTATLMRAKLESAIGSVLHKNQVWFHGGIPREEAERRLQVLGSQEGMFLIREKDPGFVLGLVHDGAMVHYLFDVDSQGRLSIKSGPKFDNLMLAVDYYTLREDGLLCKLREPCNAELFDGKRRTPSVGSRPVGLFDNTQRRTPSQSFTEGNPFPGNPFLQGAASPAATVPDILREGTTVPRCPPPRDPPPPVPTSLPPPARDRTSGRPRLPPRLPTSPRNASPSTSSHPMSAEGNQILGATQTSPSKGSQFESIYDSVKMRKSSFYFNQFKDVQTHKLRSENLSLERELGHGNFGSVLKGEYIKQNGEKIPVAVKKLKSEEMNNPKSEIMHEAEVMMRLDHPNIVRIIGICEDSTVMLVMELAPEGPLHKYLKKHKSLPMFKIFVIMLQVAEGMQYLENMQFVHRDLAARNVLVVNEDFVKISDFGMSRAMGTGTDYYRAGKPGKWPLKWYAPECIYFRKFSSKSDVWSYGVTFWEAASYGKKPYDGLNGQYILEQIESGYRLECPEGVPQDVYRIMRNCWEFREEDRPSFQALSQELGTAFYELKSVKGY